The Triticum dicoccoides isolate Atlit2015 ecotype Zavitan chromosome 6A, WEW_v2.0, whole genome shotgun sequence genome has a window encoding:
- the LOC119314452 gene encoding ubiquitin carboxyl-terminal hydrolase 23-like, which translates to MKDLKSKKHKDYSTVHLLFVSKQPLLAALKLHKKRKHKRAKRQSIDNGIIADDQQTSTSETVFTKDMSCKSHRRRKRSRAAASLDNGVEISTKKPHLAERPSSAADLPVDKKDDKDATLASAELPGACVSSVADQIDSRNSAHANEGVPRHFDLLTRGLREIPVPLWDDIDMSDRKATEFQYPRRTDSIGYVLDEWDEGYDRGKRKKVRKPREEPYGPNPFQEAADVRARPRKRPRSDQARWGNQPRRI; encoded by the exons ATGAAGGATTTGAAGTCCAAGAAGCATAAGGATTATTCAACTGTGCACTTGCTTTTTGTGTCCAAGCAACCTTTACTTGCTGCACTAAAACTGCACAAGAAAAGGAAACACAAAAGAGCTAAAAGGCAGTCCATTGACAATGGAATCATCGCCGATGATCAGCAGACATCAACATCAGAAACTGTTTTTACCAAGGAcatgtcatgtaaatcccatagaagACGCAAACGCTCCCGCGCCGCTGCAAGTTTAGATAATGGTGTTGAGATATCCACGAAGAAACCACATCTCGCTGAACGCCCCAGCAGTGCTGCTGACCTTCCCGTGGACAAGAAAGACGACAAGGATGCAACACTTGCTAGTGCCGAGCTACCAGGTGCATGCGTAAGCTCTGTTGCGGACCAGATTGATTCAAGAAACAGTGCACATGCAAACGAGGGAGTCCCCCGGCATTTCGATCTCCTCACAAGGGGTTTGAGAGAAATCCCTG TTCCACTGTGGGATGACATTGACATGTCAGATAGGAAGGCAACAGAGTTTCAATATCCGAGAAGGACCGACAGTATTGGTTATGTGCTAGATGAATG GGACGAGGGGTATGACCGTGGGAAAAGGAAGAAGGTGAGGAAGCCACGTGAGGAGCCGTACGGACCGAACCCGTTCCAAGAGGCGGCCGATGTCAGAGCACGGCCGAGGAAGAGACCGAGATCCGACCAGGCCAGATGGGGAAACCAGCCTCGCAGGATATGA